A genomic region of bacterium contains the following coding sequences:
- a CDS encoding transcriptional regulator, translated as MKTKDFDLNADELIQALTDVRDHVTGRRKITMRTTKVALPARVESILPQEVRSIRRKMKVSQAVFARLLNVPVVTEASWEIGRRNPSGAALRLLQIAKKEPQVLLAAAEA; from the coding sequence ATGAAGACGAAAGACTTTGACCTGAACGCCGATGAGTTAATCCAGGCATTGACCGATGTGCGAGACCATGTGACTGGGCGGCGCAAGATCACGATGCGTACGACGAAAGTCGCCCTCCCGGCTCGTGTGGAGAGCATCCTGCCGCAGGAGGTTCGGTCGATCCGGCGGAAGATGAAGGTTAGCCAGGCCGTGTTTGCACGATTACTGAATGTGCCGGTCGTGACGGAGGCGAGTTGGGAAATAGGCCGGCGGAATCCCAGCGGGGCGGCGTTAAGACTATTGCAGATTGCAAAAAAAGAGCCGCAAGTCTTGCTGGCGGCAGCAGAGGCGTGA